In Helianthus annuus cultivar XRQ/B chromosome 9, HanXRQr2.0-SUNRISE, whole genome shotgun sequence, the following are encoded in one genomic region:
- the LOC110878646 gene encoding uncharacterized protein LOC110878646, whose amino-acid sequence MNFWCSQVNPNPSFASIFMARILSLTSQSHPPKPSFHPILNSISEQSTSRRAFVSVSTLSSLIALVQPPYLIAQTSSSSKTILSGITSTKSWFRFFGDGFAIRVPPDFEDIMEPEDYNAGLSLYGDKAKPKTFAARFATPDGSEVLSVVIRPSNQLKITFLEAKDVSDLGTLKEAKKIFVPGGTDLYSARAIKIKEDEGYRTYYFYEFGNDDQHAALVAAVNSGKTIIAGVIAPQSKWVDDGVKLRSAAVSLTVL is encoded by the exons ATGAATTTCTGGTGTTCTCAAGTAAACCCTAACCCTAGTTTTGCTTCCATTTTCATGGCGAGAATTCTCTCTCTCACCTCACAATCACACCCCCCTAAACCTTCCTTTCACCCcattttaaactctatatctgAACAATCCACTTCCAGAAGAGCATTTGTGTCAGTTTCCACTCTATCATCTCTCATAGCGCTTGTTCAACCTCCATATCTCATAGCTCAAACATCCTCTTCTTCCAAAACCATTCTTTCAGGTATTACCAGCACTAAATCATGGTTTAGATTCTTTGGTGATGGCTTCGCCATTAGGGTTCCTCCTGATTTTGAAGATATTATGGAGCCTGAG GACTATAATGCTGGTTTATCTCTTTATGGAGACAAAGCTAAACCAAAGACATTTGCAGCACGGTTTGCTACGCCTGATGG ATCCGAAGTTTTAAGCGTTGTAATCCGCCCGTCAAATCAACTCAAGATCACATTTTTAGAG GCAAAAGACGTTTCTGATCTGGGAACACTGAAGGAAGCAAAGAAGATTTTTGTTCCTG GTGGAACAGATTTATACTCTGCACGTGCCATAAAAATAAAGGAAGATGAAGGTTACAG GACCTACTATTTCTACGAGTTTGGGAACGATGATCAGCATGCTGCTTTAGTAGCTGCCGTCAATAGTGGAAAA ACAATTATTGCTGGAGTGATCGCGCCTCAGTCTAAATGGGTGGATGATGGTGTAAAGCTTCGCTCAGCGGCTGTTTCATTGACAGTTTTATGA